In Fusarium poae strain DAOMC 252244 chromosome Unknown contig_1, whole genome shotgun sequence, the following are encoded in one genomic region:
- a CDS encoding uncharacterized protein (TransMembrane:4 (i64-83o98-119i126-149o169-192i)) — translation MQGKGILYPDDKKDIECLKHDLHIRGHHKFEPEGTPSSQKTPNASTYTANYAEKKRLTGLISHALLRILQCIFAVVVAILYGLDLHQATRHSIRAHPSWVYAEVVAGLSMISCIMQWIFMTAVWYWCFLDAFISVLWLAQFGVFASLYLGADDKEVLSPASPGRIQAAVWFNFVCVVLWFVATVYGAIGCCARFKKSRQKKKHAGSGLIVNGGQLASRSVGVE, via the exons ATGCAGGGAAAAGGCATACTTTACCCTGATGACAAAAAGGACATTGAATGTCTCAAGCATG ATCTACATATCCGAGGCCACCACAAATTCGAGCCCGAAGGTACCCCGTCGAGTCAAAAAACCCCGAACGCATCGACATATACTGCTAACTATGCGGAAAAGAAACGTCTGACAGGCCTAATCTCCCATGCTCTACTGCGTATCCTACAATGCATATTCGCAGTAGTAGTGGCAATCCTATACGGGCTTGACCTTCACCAAGCAACAAGGCACAGCATAAGGGCACACCCTTCTTGGGTCTACGCCGAGGTTGTAGCTGGTCTGTCCATGATAAGCTGTATCATGCAATGGATCTTCATGACGGCTGTGTGGTACTGGTGCTTTTTGGATGCTTTTATCTCTGTTCTGTGGCTGGCGCAGTTTGGAGTGTTTGCTTCACTGTACCTGGGCGCAGATGATAAAGAAGTATTATCCCCAGCTTCGCCAGGCAGGATTCAGGCGGCAGTCTGGTTCAATTTCGTTTGTGTTGTTTTGTGGTTTGTGGCAACAGTCTATGGTGCTATAGGTTGCTGTGCTCGTTTTAAGAAATCacggcagaagaagaagcacgcTGGGTCAGGTTTAATCGTTAATGGAGGACAATTGGCAAGTCGTAGCGTGGGCGTTGAGTGA
- a CDS encoding uncharacterized protein (TransMembrane:5 (o22-43i55-76o96-116i128-150o170-190i)): MSTKNTTLTACSAPVRNRRNQFVSLNAVMGIFSGLFVLQRFLTKLFINLPLGLDDLFIVLVMCAAVPSNIINAYGLAPNGIGRDIWTITPQQVTNFGRASINIALDIWILAIPLSQLKKMNLDSRKKIGVGIMFSVGIIVTIMSILRLTATIRAGTGMGSNNPTWEYLAVTKWSTIECSVGIMCACMPSLRMLLVQIFPKVFGTSRRGYQAYDKYGSNKPTNGGTNASRSRLRAQFGTTSHVDKTPPSSIDPVGITCNRTYEVEYGQTDEMHLVPMRDIDMGWHSERSQTSQA, from the exons ATGA GTACCAAGAACACCACCTTAACAGCATGCAGCGCGCCTGTTCGAAACCGCAGAAACCAATTCGTTTCCTTGAATGCTGTAATGGGGATCTTTTCAGGCCTCTTTGTGCTCCAACGATTCCTAACGAAGCTCTTCATTAATCTCCCTCTTGGCCTCGATGATCTATTTATTGTCTTGGTTATGTGTGCTGCTGTCCCGTCTAATATCATCAACGCATACGGTCTGGCCCCTAATGGCATAGGCCGCGATATCTGGACTATAACACCCCAGCAAGTCACTAACTTTGGTCG CGCATCTATCAACATTGCGCTTGACATTTGGATCTTGGCTATTCCTCTTTCACaattgaagaagatgaattTGGATTCGAGGAAGAAAATTGGCGTAGGTATTATGTTTAGCGTTGGCATTAT CGTCACCATAATGAGCATCCTTCGGCTTACCGCCACCATCCGAGCGGGCACAGGGATGGGCTCAAATAACCCGACATGGGAATACCTTGCTGTTACCAAATGGTCTACTATCGAATGCAGCGTCGGAATTATGTGCGCCTGCATGCCCTCTCTCCGTATGCTTCTCGTCCAAATCTTCCCCAAGGTGTTTGGCACATCTCGGCGCGGCTACCAAGCCTATGATAAGTATGGCAGCAACAAGCCTACTAATGGAGGTACGAATGCAAGCCGATCCCGTTTGCGAGCACAATTTGGTACAACTTCTCATGTCGACAAAACACCTCCATCAAGTATCGACCCTGTTGGTATTACTTGCAACCGCACATATGAGGTGGAATATGGCCAAACGGATGAGATGCATCTTGTGCCTATGAGGGATATAGACATGGGCTGGCATAGTGAAAGGTCTCAAACGTCTCAGGCATGA